From Aedes albopictus strain Foshan chromosome 1, AalbF5, whole genome shotgun sequence, one genomic window encodes:
- the LOC134290033 gene encoding uncharacterized protein K02A2.6-like — MANSYGFVDTVKRSVKKICSGGESLEDSLQTFLTVYRSTPTPDLGGQSPAERMLGRSMRTVAALLKPPERQQQSKKVERKGDVTNRQDSPRCYKQGDTVYAQVHQGNSWSWIPGRIIERVGKVNYNVLLNRNSRLIRSHINQLRNRVEVEEQPLHQDSPLTVFLDEFGLRQMPTTDSRNEGQIPAGVDVPMVPIDEVSSLPMPELVEPIPEQDELQNESEPESKDEEPRANPETPERPRRLLRLPSKLQGYWLF; from the coding sequence ATGGCAAATTCGTACGGTTTTGTGGACACCGTCAAAAGAAGCGTGAAGAAGATTTGCTCAGGAGGAGAGTCCCTAGAAGATTCACTTCAGACGTTTCTAACCGTATACCGTTCCACTCCAACACCGGATCTTGGCGGACAGTCACCTGCTGAAAGAATGCTAGGAAGGTCAATGCGAACAGTAGCAGCTCTTTTGAAACCTCCAGAACGTCAGCAGCAGTCCAAGAAAGTCGAACGGAAGGGTGATGTTACCAACCGTCAGGATTCTCCAAGATGCTACAAACAAGGCGATACGGTGTATGCCCAAGTTCACCAAGGCAATTCGTGGAGCTGGATACCTGGTAGGATCATCGAGCGTGTCGGAAAAGTTAATTACAACGTTTTGCTGAATCGAAATAGTCGACTAATCCGATCGCACATCAATCAACTACGAAATCGAGTTGAAGTTGAAGAGCAACCGTTACATCAAGATTCACCACTCACGGTTTTCCTCGATGAATTTGGTCTTCGACAAATGCCGACTACAGATTCAAGAAATGAAGGTCAAATACCTGCTGGTGTAGATGTTCCAATGGTTCCAATCGATGAAGTTTCTTCCTTACCGATGCCCGAGTTGGTAGAACCCATACCCGAACAAGATGAGCTACAAAATGAATCCGAACCAGAATCGAAAGATGAAGAACCTCGTGCAAACCCAGAAACACCGGAACGCCCTAGACGATTGCTTAGGCTCCCATCCAAGCTTCAAGGATATTGGTTGTTTTAA